The following proteins are co-located in the Nonlabens ponticola genome:
- a CDS encoding OmpH family outer membrane protein, with protein sequence MKQVKNILVVAAFLVMGANLATAQTASSKVCHIASQELVEELPKAKAAEKQLRNLAKAYEADLVKMDRELKVKAQEAQQNAPNRSDEENERKYQEIQQDRKTLEDFYSKSQESLAQKRTDLLKPLYEEVRQAIFKVARAKGFDYVLDSTTGTGVIMADGYDLMPDVKAALGI encoded by the coding sequence GTAGTTGCAGCATTCCTTGTAATGGGTGCAAATCTTGCAACAGCACAAACGGCATCAAGTAAAGTTTGTCATATAGCATCTCAAGAATTAGTTGAGGAACTACCTAAGGCAAAAGCTGCTGAAAAGCAATTGAGAAATCTTGCAAAAGCCTATGAAGCTGATCTAGTAAAAATGGATCGTGAGCTCAAGGTGAAAGCTCAAGAAGCGCAACAAAACGCACCTAATAGATCTGATGAAGAAAATGAGCGCAAGTATCAAGAAATACAGCAAGACCGTAAGACTCTTGAAGATTTTTATTCTAAGTCTCAAGAATCTCTAGCACAAAAAAGAACTGACCTATTGAAGCCTCTTTATGAAGAGGTGCGTCAAGCAATCTTTAAAGTAGCAAGAGCCAAAGGTTTTGATTACGTTCTAGATTCAACTACAGGAACAGGCGTTATCATGGCAGATGGTTACGACCTCATGCCTGATGTAAAAGCTGCGTTGGGTATTTAA
- the murI gene encoding glutamate racemase, protein MNARPIGFFDSGVGGTSVWKEVVDLLPHENTIYLADSANAPFGRRTKKQIIDLCVKNTEFLLKQDCKLIAVPCNTATTNAIGYLRSNYDVPFIGIEPAIKPAALQSDTKKVGILATKGTLSSELFISTHKQFTKDVNTIEIVGTGIVELIEAGKTDSQEMRDLLIEITEPFMISGIDYLVLGCSHYPYIKDQLQELLPNRVRIIDSGAAVARQTLSVLKSQDLLNPNDVPGKHSLYSNMDATVLKSFVGDVSNTTIKFLEF, encoded by the coding sequence ATGAATGCAAGGCCTATTGGTTTTTTTGATAGCGGCGTTGGTGGCACCAGCGTGTGGAAAGAGGTCGTCGATTTACTGCCGCATGAGAACACTATTTATCTAGCAGATTCTGCTAATGCGCCCTTTGGTCGCAGGACCAAAAAGCAAATCATTGATCTGTGCGTCAAGAATACCGAGTTTCTACTGAAGCAGGACTGTAAACTTATAGCGGTGCCTTGTAATACTGCGACTACCAATGCCATAGGATATTTAAGAAGTAACTATGATGTGCCATTTATTGGTATAGAACCGGCTATCAAGCCTGCAGCGTTGCAATCAGATACTAAAAAAGTGGGCATTCTAGCAACTAAAGGCACGCTGTCTAGTGAATTATTCATAAGCACACACAAGCAATTTACTAAGGACGTCAACACCATTGAGATAGTAGGTACAGGCATCGTCGAGCTTATCGAGGCAGGTAAAACGGATAGCCAGGAAATGCGAGATCTGCTGATTGAAATCACCGAGCCTTTTATGATTTCAGGTATTGATTATCTGGTTTTAGGGTGCAGCCATTACCCGTATATCAAGGATCAATTACAGGAATTATTACCTAATCGCGTGCGCATCATTGACTCTGGCGCGGCGGTGGCCCGTCAAACCTTATCGGTGCTCAAATCCCAGGATTTACTTAATCCCAATGACGTGCCTGGCAAACATTCATTGTACAGCAATATGGATGCCACCGTCTTGAAATCATTTGTAGGTGACGTATCTAATACTACGATCAAGTTCCTAGAATTTTAG
- the mutS gene encoding DNA mismatch repair protein MutS, whose amino-acid sequence MAAKSKKVTPLMQQYNKIKVKYPDALLLFRVGDFYETFGEDAVKTARILNIVLTNRNNGGERTELAGFPHHSLNTYLPKLVRAGERVAICDQLEDPKQTKKIVKRGVTELITPGVSLNDEVLQSRSNNFLAAVTLSRKQYGIAFLDISTGEFLVSQGTREEVDKLLQNFQPSEVLVSRSDKKNLAQDFPYDLPFFYLEDWIFQIDYTRESLLKQFKVNSLKGFGIEKLDEGIVAAGSILHYLAETQHDKLDHIVNISRIEDDSYVWMDRFTVRNLELYQSLNTGAVTLLDVIDKTTTPMGGRLLKRWLAFPLKDKKEIEKRHEIVQFFHDHTEQKESIKTALKRMNDLERLISKVAVGKICPREVVQLKNSLESIVPVKEAAQAASNKSLQFLGERLHPCQHLVSHIKQSLDEQAPVNILKGKTIASGYNPELDELRGLATSGKDYLDKMLERHCEETGISSLKISSNNVFGYYIEVRNSHKDKVPESWTRKQTLVNAERYITDELKEYEAKILGAEERIHALQQELFEGVVKKIMPFIKAIQENAHLIGQLDCLISFADLAVLSKYTRPEILDSAGLVISNGRHPVIEKMLPADKPYIPNDVSLDQDSQQIIMITGPNMSGKSAILRQTALIVLLAQIGSFVPADEVQMGIVDKIFTRVGASDNISQGESTFMTEMNESASILNNISERSLVLLDEIGRGTSTYDGISIAWAITEYLHEHPYKPKTLFATHYHELNEMTDQFERIKNFNVQVKELKDKVLFMRKLVAGGSHHSFGIHVAKMAGMPQQVIAKANKLLKRLEKSNKQEENTSGLKAIQEEEMQLSFFNLDDPLLENIKNEILQTDINTLTPVEALMKLNEIKRMLTGKDQATG is encoded by the coding sequence TTGGCAGCCAAAAGCAAGAAAGTCACGCCCTTAATGCAGCAGTACAACAAGATCAAGGTCAAGTACCCTGATGCTTTGTTGCTGTTCCGTGTAGGTGATTTTTACGAGACCTTTGGAGAGGACGCAGTTAAGACCGCTCGCATTCTCAACATTGTTTTGACTAATAGGAACAACGGCGGCGAGCGCACAGAGCTTGCAGGTTTCCCACACCATTCCTTGAATACTTACTTGCCCAAACTTGTCCGTGCAGGTGAACGAGTGGCAATTTGTGATCAATTAGAAGATCCTAAACAAACTAAAAAGATTGTAAAACGCGGCGTGACCGAGTTGATCACGCCAGGTGTATCGCTCAATGATGAGGTACTACAATCGCGTTCAAATAATTTTTTGGCGGCTGTTACGCTTTCGCGAAAGCAATATGGCATCGCATTTCTTGACATATCAACAGGTGAGTTTCTAGTGTCACAGGGCACAAGAGAAGAGGTGGACAAACTGCTTCAAAACTTCCAGCCCAGTGAGGTGCTGGTATCTCGCAGCGATAAAAAGAATCTAGCGCAGGATTTCCCGTATGATTTACCATTCTTCTATCTGGAAGACTGGATTTTTCAAATAGACTACACGCGTGAATCTTTGTTGAAGCAGTTTAAAGTGAACAGCCTTAAAGGGTTTGGGATTGAGAAACTGGATGAAGGTATCGTGGCTGCTGGTTCGATACTGCACTACCTAGCGGAAACGCAACATGATAAACTGGATCATATCGTCAACATATCGCGTATTGAGGACGACAGCTATGTGTGGATGGATCGTTTTACCGTGCGCAATCTAGAGTTATATCAATCACTTAATACCGGCGCTGTCACCTTGCTTGATGTAATTGATAAAACTACTACACCTATGGGTGGTCGTTTATTAAAGAGATGGCTGGCTTTTCCATTAAAAGACAAGAAAGAGATAGAGAAACGTCACGAGATTGTGCAATTCTTTCATGACCATACAGAGCAGAAGGAAAGCATAAAGACAGCACTCAAGCGCATGAATGATCTAGAACGTCTCATTTCAAAGGTCGCGGTAGGTAAAATTTGTCCTCGTGAAGTAGTACAACTTAAAAACAGTCTTGAATCCATCGTTCCCGTTAAGGAAGCTGCACAGGCTGCAAGTAACAAGTCTTTACAATTTTTAGGTGAACGATTGCATCCTTGTCAGCATCTGGTAAGTCATATCAAGCAATCACTTGATGAGCAGGCACCTGTCAACATTTTAAAGGGAAAAACTATTGCCAGCGGCTATAATCCAGAATTAGATGAATTGCGAGGTCTAGCCACTTCAGGTAAAGATTACCTAGATAAAATGCTGGAAAGACACTGTGAGGAAACGGGCATTAGCAGTTTGAAGATAAGTAGCAACAACGTCTTTGGCTATTACATTGAAGTGCGCAATTCACATAAGGATAAGGTACCTGAATCCTGGACACGCAAACAAACGCTGGTAAATGCTGAGCGCTACATCACTGACGAACTCAAAGAATACGAGGCTAAAATCTTAGGTGCCGAAGAACGCATTCACGCACTACAACAAGAATTATTTGAAGGCGTCGTCAAGAAAATTATGCCTTTTATTAAAGCTATTCAAGAAAATGCGCACCTGATAGGTCAATTAGATTGTCTGATCTCATTTGCAGATCTTGCCGTGCTTTCAAAATATACACGACCAGAAATATTAGATTCCGCTGGATTAGTGATCTCAAACGGTCGTCATCCAGTTATAGAAAAAATGCTGCCTGCTGATAAGCCTTACATCCCTAACGATGTATCCTTAGATCAAGACTCTCAACAAATAATCATGATCACTGGTCCTAACATGAGTGGTAAAAGTGCCATCTTGAGACAGACAGCATTGATCGTCCTACTGGCACAAATAGGCAGCTTTGTCCCTGCAGATGAGGTTCAAATGGGCATCGTGGATAAAATTTTCACACGAGTTGGCGCTAGTGATAATATCTCGCAAGGAGAATCCACCTTCATGACAGAGATGAATGAGAGCGCGAGCATTCTCAACAACATTAGCGAGCGCAGTCTGGTGCTGCTGGATGAAATAGGTAGAGGAACCAGTACATACGACGGTATATCAATTGCATGGGCCATCACCGAGTATTTGCATGAGCATCCTTACAAACCTAAAACCCTGTTTGCCACTCATTACCATGAGCTCAACGAGATGACAGATCAATTTGAGAGGATAAAAAATTTCAACGTGCAGGTAAAAGAGCTCAAGGACAAAGTGTTGTTTATGCGCAAGCTGGTTGCTGGTGGTAGCCATCATAGCTTTGGTATCCATGTAGCTAAAATGGCTGGTATGCCACAGCAAGTAATTGCTAAAGCAAATAAATTGCTCAAGCGATTAGAAAAGTCTAACAAACAAGAGGAAAATACAAGTGGTTTGAAGGCAATTCAAGAAGAAGAAATGCAGTTGAGCTTCTTTAATCTTGACGATCCATTGCTAGAAAATATCAAAAATGAGATCCTACAAACCGATATAAATACCCTTACTCCAGTAGAAGCGTTGATGAAACTTAACGAGATCAAACGCATGCTCACAGGAAAGGATCAAGCAACAGGATAA
- a CDS encoding T9SS type B sorting domain-containing protein yields MIRLLLTFLFLMCLATTLGQGEANNWYFGGQAGITFNNGDPIALTDGQMSTNEGCSTISDPDGNLLFYSDGITVWNKEHEVMDNGTSLLGDPSSSQSGVIVPVPKNQDLYYIFTIPDVGGPEGLRYSVIDLRLDDGLGGVVSNQKNVLLYSPSTEKITAVKHLNNVDVWIITHEYNSNVFRCHLMTEDGLSNQVITNTVGHTPTTVDSTIGNIKASSDGLRLATTYYVDPRSSNRGLLEIFEFDNLSGVIYNPISIGLSDLDETEELVNSPYGIEFSPNGQFLYIGQTASGIDQYDLNVFEKTSIVESRVRLTGTPRFPAGSLIPTLGQLQLGPDKKIYVSEVNNGFLGVINNPNLKGVDANFERNGVFLGGNLSRYGLPAFIQSFFRESNISITGACLGTETSFELRSSRFVRDVIWDFGDGNTSTDLKPTHTYDSIGEYTVTVTVFQLGTEVFSTSTIVDVKNPPVASSANNMQQCANTDGSPVPFDLSEKKDQIINDQENENLSVTYYRDLNSAQQGTNPLNDDIILTSQDASVFARVEDDNNLGCFDITQFEVQVIDIQAPEVQEQYIFCRSTGQLEISLNSNADRIEWSTGETSPNVIITEPGSYGVTIFKEFESVICESYKDFVVLEKPISINEIVIDQFVEENNSAQVVMSTIDNYQYSLDGINFQLSSTFENVDPGTYEITVADIDFCGFARQKIQIVDYPRFFTPNNDGYNDTWHIKNIISDPDAIVMIFDRYGKMLKALTAQDTGWDGTFNGNIMPSSDYWFELRMTDGTVVKNHFTLKR; encoded by the coding sequence ATGATTAGACTTTTACTCACGTTTCTTTTTTTAATGTGTTTGGCTACAACTCTAGGGCAGGGCGAGGCAAACAATTGGTATTTTGGAGGTCAAGCTGGAATAACCTTTAATAATGGAGATCCAATCGCGCTCACTGATGGTCAAATGTCAACTAATGAAGGTTGTTCAACAATTTCAGATCCAGATGGAAACCTTCTTTTTTATTCAGATGGGATTACTGTGTGGAATAAGGAACATGAGGTAATGGACAATGGCACATCACTATTGGGCGATCCTTCAAGTTCACAGTCAGGTGTAATAGTTCCAGTCCCAAAAAATCAAGATTTATATTACATTTTCACTATACCAGACGTAGGAGGTCCAGAGGGATTACGTTATTCAGTGATAGATTTGAGACTTGATGACGGCCTAGGTGGTGTGGTAAGCAATCAAAAGAATGTACTTCTTTATTCACCATCAACCGAAAAGATCACTGCGGTAAAACACCTTAACAATGTTGATGTCTGGATTATTACTCATGAATATAATTCAAACGTGTTTAGATGTCACCTAATGACTGAGGATGGCTTGTCTAATCAAGTAATAACAAATACTGTAGGTCACACTCCAACCACCGTAGACTCTACCATTGGCAATATCAAAGCCTCATCTGACGGGCTGAGATTAGCAACTACCTATTATGTAGACCCAAGATCGAGCAATCGAGGGTTACTAGAGATTTTTGAATTTGACAATTTGAGTGGTGTTATCTATAATCCTATTTCAATTGGTCTTTCTGACCTAGATGAAACTGAAGAGCTTGTAAACAGCCCTTACGGAATCGAATTCTCGCCTAATGGTCAATTTCTTTATATAGGTCAAACCGCAAGCGGCATAGACCAATATGATTTAAATGTTTTTGAAAAAACCTCAATAGTGGAATCTCGTGTGAGATTGACAGGAACACCTAGATTTCCAGCCGGAAGCCTTATACCAACTTTAGGTCAATTACAATTAGGACCCGATAAAAAAATCTATGTTTCGGAAGTTAATAATGGTTTCTTAGGCGTTATCAATAATCCCAACTTGAAAGGCGTCGACGCTAATTTTGAACGTAATGGAGTTTTTCTTGGCGGCAATTTATCTAGATATGGTCTTCCTGCCTTCATTCAGTCCTTTTTTAGAGAGTCAAATATTAGTATAACAGGAGCCTGCTTAGGCACTGAAACATCGTTTGAGTTGAGATCCAGTAGATTTGTTAGGGATGTTATATGGGATTTTGGCGATGGGAACACCTCAACCGATCTAAAACCAACACATACTTATGATAGTATTGGTGAATACACCGTAACTGTCACAGTTTTCCAGCTAGGAACAGAAGTATTTTCCACATCCACCATAGTAGACGTAAAAAATCCTCCTGTAGCATCATCGGCTAATAATATGCAGCAATGTGCAAATACAGACGGAAGTCCGGTACCCTTTGATTTGAGTGAGAAAAAAGATCAAATCATTAATGATCAAGAAAATGAAAATTTGTCTGTTACTTATTATAGGGATCTAAACAGCGCTCAACAGGGCACGAATCCTCTAAATGACGATATTATTTTAACCTCTCAGGATGCATCAGTTTTTGCTAGAGTTGAAGATGATAATAATCTTGGGTGTTTTGATATTACCCAATTCGAGGTTCAAGTAATAGACATACAAGCTCCTGAAGTGCAGGAACAATATATATTTTGTAGAAGCACTGGACAGCTAGAAATATCGCTTAATTCAAACGCCGACCGTATAGAATGGTCTACAGGAGAGACGTCGCCCAATGTGATAATAACTGAACCTGGGTCGTATGGTGTCACGATATTTAAAGAATTTGAGTCCGTAATTTGTGAATCTTACAAAGATTTTGTGGTTCTAGAAAAACCGATCTCGATCAACGAGATAGTAATAGATCAATTTGTTGAAGAAAATAATTCTGCTCAAGTTGTGATGTCAACCATTGATAATTATCAATATTCTCTGGACGGTATAAATTTTCAATTATCTAGCACATTTGAAAATGTTGATCCTGGTACTTATGAAATCACGGTAGCTGATATAGATTTCTGTGGATTTGCACGTCAGAAAATTCAAATCGTTGATTACCCTAGATTTTTCACGCCTAACAACGATGGCTATAATGACACATGGCATATAAAAAATATCATCTCTGATCCTGATGCCATTGTGATGATATTTGATCGTTATGGTAAAATGCTCAAGGCACTAACTGCTCAAGATACTGGTTGGGATGGTACATTTAACGGTAACATCATGCCTTCATCAGATTATTGGTTTGAACTTAGAATGACAGATGGCACCGTTGTTAAGAATCACTTCACCTTGAAACGGTAA
- a CDS encoding TIGR03915 family putative DNA repair protein: protein MNELLQYDGSFNGFLTAVFDVYAHKLKNPIIQKTSLAQDQLFGEMQTIITDQDKADRVFKKLKKLCGSNDFNQFYRAFLSEISGIENTLLDYCRITFKNGTSPSGDYGNITVLKMSQAAKMVGREKHRMEAFIRFHLIEEDVYYANCEPDFNVLPLISKHFKNRYADQKWIIYDLNRDYGISYDLEKVDEVTIQFNDPRAQRGIMNTGVVEESRFRESENNYRDLWNQYFKSTNIESRKNMKLHLQHVPKRYWKYLSEKVA from the coding sequence ATGAATGAATTATTACAATACGATGGTTCCTTTAATGGGTTCTTGACGGCAGTCTTTGATGTTTATGCCCATAAACTCAAAAATCCCATTATTCAAAAAACCTCGCTGGCGCAGGACCAGCTATTTGGTGAAATGCAAACTATCATCACCGATCAAGATAAGGCAGATCGTGTTTTCAAAAAGCTGAAAAAATTGTGCGGCAGCAATGATTTTAACCAGTTTTACAGGGCATTTTTAAGTGAGATTTCTGGTATCGAGAATACGTTATTGGACTACTGCCGCATCACTTTTAAAAATGGAACTTCACCATCAGGCGATTATGGAAATATCACCGTATTGAAAATGTCTCAAGCGGCCAAAATGGTAGGTCGGGAAAAGCACCGTATGGAAGCGTTTATACGATTTCATCTCATTGAGGAAGATGTGTATTATGCTAACTGCGAGCCAGATTTCAATGTCCTGCCGTTGATCTCAAAGCACTTTAAAAACCGTTATGCAGACCAGAAATGGATCATCTATGATTTGAATCGCGATTATGGTATTTCCTATGATCTTGAAAAGGTAGATGAGGTCACCATCCAATTTAATGACCCTAGGGCGCAACGAGGTATTATGAATACTGGTGTTGTTGAGGAATCACGCTTTCGCGAAAGCGAGAACAATTACCGCGATCTCTGGAACCAGTATTTTAAAAGTACTAACATAGAATCGCGCAAAAACATGAAACTGCACCTGCAACATGTACCGAAACGTTACTGGAAGTATTTGAGTGAGAAAGTGGCCTAA
- a CDS encoding putative DNA modification/repair radical SAM protein — MNHERIKEKLEILADAAKYDVSCSSSGSKRQNKNKGLGDSTGMGICHSYTEDGRCVSLLKILLTNVCIFDCAYCVTRKSNDIKRAAFTVQEVVDLTINFYRRNYIEGLFLSSGIFKSPDATMERLVRVAKKLREEENFNGYIHLKSIPGASDELMREAGLYADRLSVNIEIPTKAGLKLLAPDKDHKDFIQPMKAVKNSIDLYKSEKKIIKSTPVYAPAGQSTQMIVGATGESDRDVMYSANFFYNKFNMKRVYYSGYIPVADDSRLPALGTEVPMMRENRLYQTDWLLRFYGFDVREILNDQHQNLDMDIDPKLSWALRNLDQFPVDINKADKRMLARIPGVGMKSVHKIISARRYRKLGWEHLKAIGISMNRGKYFITCDSREFERRDLTGIQIKNQILLSGASKYSKNFTNQLSLF; from the coding sequence ATGAACCACGAGAGAATAAAAGAGAAGCTAGAGATACTGGCAGATGCGGCAAAGTATGACGTGAGCTGCAGCAGTAGCGGAAGCAAGCGACAGAATAAGAATAAAGGTCTGGGCGATAGCACTGGCATGGGCATATGTCACAGTTATACTGAGGATGGTCGCTGTGTATCGCTGCTCAAGATCCTGCTGACTAATGTTTGCATCTTTGACTGTGCTTATTGCGTGACGCGCAAATCAAATGATATCAAGCGCGCTGCTTTTACCGTGCAAGAAGTAGTGGATCTCACCATCAACTTTTACCGTCGCAATTATATAGAGGGCTTGTTCTTGAGTTCGGGAATTTTCAAAAGTCCCGATGCTACCATGGAGCGACTGGTGCGTGTTGCAAAAAAGCTGCGCGAGGAAGAAAATTTCAACGGCTACATTCACCTTAAATCCATACCTGGCGCTAGCGATGAGCTAATGCGTGAGGCTGGACTGTATGCAGATAGATTATCAGTGAATATAGAGATACCTACCAAGGCTGGTCTTAAGTTACTGGCACCAGACAAGGATCACAAGGACTTTATCCAGCCCATGAAAGCGGTAAAGAATTCTATCGATCTTTATAAGTCAGAAAAGAAGATCATCAAGAGCACGCCAGTATATGCACCAGCAGGCCAAAGCACCCAAATGATCGTGGGCGCGACTGGCGAGAGTGATCGCGATGTCATGTACAGTGCCAACTTTTTCTATAACAAGTTCAACATGAAGCGCGTGTACTATTCTGGCTATATTCCTGTGGCAGATGATTCACGATTACCAGCGCTGGGTACAGAGGTTCCCATGATGCGAGAGAATAGATTATATCAAACGGACTGGTTGCTGCGCTTTTATGGATTTGATGTGCGCGAGATATTAAACGATCAGCATCAAAATCTGGACATGGATATTGATCCCAAGTTATCCTGGGCGTTGCGCAATCTAGATCAATTTCCTGTGGATATCAATAAGGCAGATAAGCGCATGCTGGCGCGCATTCCTGGCGTGGGCATGAAGTCGGTTCATAAAATCATAAGCGCTAGACGCTATAGAAAACTGGGCTGGGAACACCTTAAGGCGATAGGTATATCCATGAACCGCGGTAAATACTTCATCACCTGTGACTCACGAGAATTTGAGCGTCGCGATTTAACTGGTATACAAATTAAAAATCAAATACTACTATCTGGAGCTAGCAAGTATAGTAAGAATTTCACCAATCAATTAAGCCTGTTTTGA